A genome region from Methanobacterium subterraneum includes the following:
- the hisF gene encoding imidazole glycerol phosphate synthase subunit HisF → MSTVKIMPCLDMKDGRVVKGVHFVDLKDAGDPAENAALYQEEGADELAMLDIAATLENRKTRLEWVEKVSGVIDMPLTVGGGISSLEDIDLTLKAGADKVSMNSAAVQNPEMVKEAALEYGKERITVAVDGCRNSAMTSGFEVVVAGGTKTTGIDAVSWATQCQELGAGVILPTSMDGDGTQDGYDLEFTKAISDAVYLPVIASGGAGKLSDFKDAVLNGGASILLAASVFHYRLLSVGEVKEYLNENGINVYL, encoded by the coding sequence ATGAGTACGGTGAAAATAATGCCCTGTCTGGATATGAAGGACGGTAGGGTGGTTAAGGGTGTTCATTTTGTGGATTTGAAGGATGCTGGTGATCCAGCTGAAAACGCAGCATTATATCAGGAAGAGGGGGCAGATGAACTAGCCATGCTAGACATTGCCGCCACACTGGAGAACCGTAAAACCCGTCTGGAGTGGGTGGAAAAGGTTTCAGGAGTTATTGACATGCCCCTTACAGTGGGTGGTGGAATTTCCAGTTTGGAAGATATTGATCTCACCCTGAAGGCTGGGGCAGATAAGGTGTCCATGAACAGTGCTGCTGTTCAAAACCCGGAAATGGTAAAGGAAGCTGCCCTAGAATATGGGAAGGAACGGATCACCGTGGCGGTTGACGGATGCCGCAACAGTGCCATGACCTCGGGATTTGAGGTGGTGGTGGCTGGGGGAACTAAAACAACCGGTATTGATGCTGTAAGCTGGGCTACGCAGTGCCAGGAACTGGGTGCCGGAGTTATTCTCCCCACAAGTATGGATGGTGATGGAACTCAGGATGGTTACGACCTTGAATTCACTAAAGCAATCTCAGATGCAGTTTATCTACCAGTTATTGCATCTGGTGGTGCAGGTAAGCTTTCAGACTTTAAAGATGCAGTTTTGAATGGTGGTGCATCCATATTACTGGCAGCTTCAGTTTTCCACTACCGTTTATTGAGTGTTGGAGAGGTTAAAGAATATTTAAATGAGAATGGGATTAATGTCTACCTTTAA
- the truD gene encoding tRNA pseudouridine(13) synthase TruD, which produces MLNAETYLTPQKGIGGQIRTKNEDFYVEEIPESNPSGEGPNTWLWIEKNSRTTLDVLLDIARELKINRKQMGFAGMKDKKAVTRQWICVSNKTPEELQGLGEKLHNVKIIDIIPNQKKLRMGQLVGNKFRLMVRDVEDPGAAAQEAQEILNQLKERGVPNYYGYQRFGKDRPNTHLVGKALIMGGVKEAVDRYIGHPYDTEPKHIQEARRFYDEGELEESLESMPSGMRYEKMMLRALIKEMKKRGELTEKSYILALRSIPKPLSRMLVHAYQSYLFNRAVSERTKLGIDQYVKGDILIDNEEHLIHEFSEEEIDNEIKNFQAHPSSPLYGSKVPLAGGKLGEMEQKILDGEKLKLEDFTVPQMPKLGSHGIRRAMRFKIWDVSAESTDEGVLVSFSIPKGCYATAVLREVMKVDVY; this is translated from the coding sequence ATGTTAAATGCAGAAACATATCTCACCCCTCAAAAAGGGATAGGGGGGCAGATCAGAACCAAAAATGAGGATTTCTATGTGGAGGAAATCCCGGAAAGTAATCCCAGTGGTGAAGGGCCAAACACCTGGCTTTGGATTGAGAAAAATAGTAGGACCACTCTGGATGTGCTTTTAGACATTGCCCGTGAACTTAAAATAAACCGAAAGCAAATGGGCTTTGCAGGAATGAAGGATAAAAAGGCAGTCACCAGACAGTGGATATGCGTAAGTAACAAAACCCCTGAAGAACTCCAGGGGCTGGGAGAAAAGCTCCATAATGTTAAAATTATTGACATAATTCCCAATCAGAAGAAACTTCGAATGGGGCAACTGGTGGGGAACAAGTTCCGTTTAATGGTAAGAGATGTTGAGGATCCTGGGGCAGCTGCTCAGGAAGCTCAGGAAATACTTAACCAGTTAAAGGAGAGGGGAGTGCCTAACTATTATGGATACCAGCGTTTTGGTAAGGACCGTCCCAACACCCACCTGGTGGGTAAAGCATTAATCATGGGGGGTGTAAAGGAGGCGGTGGACCGTTACATTGGACACCCTTACGATACTGAGCCAAAACACATCCAGGAGGCCCGTCGATTTTATGATGAAGGGGAACTGGAGGAGTCTCTGGAGTCAATGCCCAGTGGGATGAGATACGAGAAGATGATGTTACGTGCCCTAATCAAGGAGATGAAAAAAAGGGGCGAATTAACGGAGAAATCCTATATTTTGGCACTTAGAAGCATCCCCAAACCCCTGAGCAGGATGCTTGTCCATGCATACCAGTCATATCTTTTCAACAGAGCGGTTAGTGAACGTACCAAGCTTGGTATTGACCAGTACGTGAAGGGAGATATTTTAATTGATAATGAAGAACATCTGATCCACGAATTTTCAGAAGAAGAAATTGATAATGAAATTAAAAACTTCCAGGCCCATCCATCATCGCCACTCTACGGTAGTAAAGTGCCACTGGCCGGTGGTAAACTGGGAGAAATGGAGCAGAAGATATTGGATGGGGAGAAATTGAAACTTGAGGACTTTACCGTGCCCCAGATGCCTAAACTGGGTAGTCATGGTATACGCAGGGCCATGCGCTTTAAAATATGGGATGTTTCTGCTGAATCAACTGATGAGGGTGTTCTGGTGAGTTTTTCCATTCCCAAGGGTTGTTACGCAACTGCAGTTTTAAGAGAAGTTATGAAGGTGGATGTGTATTGA